GCTATATAAATAAAATCTTCTTCAATAATTTGAGACATTTTATAAGCTACTTTATTACTATTAAATATTCTACCTCGACTTAGCATACGGTTCGATATTTTGGGGTTTAGCGTTAAATCTTGTATTAAAGCAATTTGTATTTTCTTACCCTTAGCGACTGAAAATTTTTTTAAAATAAATGGCAAGATGTGTTCCTAAAAATTAAGTAAAATTTTAGCCAAAAAATATACAAAAATTAATGTAGAATTTGGTCTAAGTTTGATACTATATCATACTTAATTTAACAAAGAAATTTTATAAATTTTTAGAAATACAGATAATAAGGGATTAGTAAATGGTTGAAAGGTATGCCAGAGAAGAAATGAGTAAACACTGGACTCAACATGCAAGATATGCTGCATGGCTTGAGGTTGAAAAAGCAGCAGTTAAAGCATGGAATAAATTAGGTCTTATCCCTGATGAAGATTGTAAAAAAATTGTTAACAATGCTACTTTTTCAGTAGAAAGAATTGAAGAGATTGAAGCTGTAACAAAACACGATTTAATTGCATTTAATACAAGTGTTGCTGAGTCACTTGGAAAAGAGTCAAGATGGTTTCACTATGGTATGACTTCTTCAGATGCGGTTGATACAGGTGTTGCTTTACAAATGAGAGACTCTTTAAAAATTATTATTGACGATGTAAAAATGTTAATGGAATCTATTGAAAAAAGAGCACAAGAACACAAATTTACACTTATGGTAGGAAGAAGCCATGGTATTCATGGTGAGCCTATTACATTTGGTTTAACTTTAGCTGTTTGGTATGATGAAGTAGCAAGACATCTTAAAAATCTTGAAGAGACTATGGAAGTAATTTCTGTAGGTCAAATCTCTGGAGCTATGGGTAACTTTGCACATGCACCACTTGAACTAGAAGAGTTAGCAATGGCTGAATTAGGATTAAAACCTGAGCCTTGTTCAAACCAAGTTGTTCATAGAGATAGATATGCAAGATTAGCAACTGCTTTAGCATTACTTGCTTCTTCAGTAGAAAAATTTGCAGTACAAGTAAGACACTTACAAAGAACAGAAGTATATGAAGCTGAAGAGTATTTTGCTAAAGGACAAAAAGGTTCTTCTGCAATGCCTCACAAAAGAAATCCTATTTTAACTGAAAATATTACAGGATTAGCTAGAACTATTAGAGCATATGCAGCTCCTGCAATGGAAAATGTTGCTCTATGGCATGAAAGAGATATTTCTCACTCATCAAATGAAAGATTCTGGTTACCAGATGCATTTATTACAACTGACTTCATGCTTCACAGAATGAACAATGTAATCGCAAACTTAACAGTAATGCCAGAAAATATGATGAAAAATCTTAACCTAACTGGTGGATTAGTATTCTCTCAAAGAGTATTACTAGAATTGCCAAAAGCTGGTGTAAGTAGAGAAGATGCATATAGAATTGTACAAAGAAATGCAATGAAAGTTTGGGAAGAGATTCAACAAGGTAAGCCAACTGTAAATGAAAATGGTGAATCTTTATATCTTGGTCATTTATTAGCTGATGATGAGTTAAGAGCTAAGTTAAGTGAAGAGCAAATTAGAGAGTGTTTCAACTACGAATACTACACAAAAAATGTAGATGCAATTTTCAACAGAGTTTTTCTCAAAGAGAGTGCTAAGTAGCACAAGAAAAAATAAATAATTTATATCGAAAAAGGCAAGCAATATGGCAATTATGATTGAAAAAAGAAATGGGAGAAAAGAGGTTTTAGATATTACTAAAATCCAAAAGATGACAATCGATGCAACTAAGGATTTAGACGGAGTATCTCAATCTGAGTTAGAACTTGATGCTCAAATCAAGTTTGTAGATGGAATGAGTTCTGCAGATATTCAAGATGCACTGATTAAAACAGCAGTAGAAAAAATTGATATAGATGTTCCTCATTGGACATTTGTTGCTGCTAGATTATTTTTATTTGACCTTTATCATAGAGTTGGAAAAGTAACTCATGGTATTAAAGGTGAGCCGTATTGCCATTTAAGAGATTACTTAAGATATGGAAAAGAAGCTGGTAGACTAATCCCTAGTCTTGGAGAAGGTTTTGATTTAGATGAGCTAAATGATTATATTGACCCTGATAGAGATTACTTATTTAACTATTTAGGTATTAAAACTTTATATGATAGATATTTAATCAAAAATAGAAATGGTGACCCAATAGAACTTCCTCAGCAAATGTTTATGGCAATTGCTATGTTCTTAGCTCAAAATGAAGAGAATAAACAAGAAAAAGCAAAAGAGTTTTATGATGTAGTATCTAAGTTTGAAGTTATGCTTGCAACTCCAACACTATCTAATGCTAGAACAAATAGACATCAGCTATCATCTTGTTATATTGGTTCAAGTCCAGATAATATTGAAGGTATTTTTGATGGATATAAAGAGATGGCACTACTATCTAAATATGGTGGTGGTATTGGTTGGGATTGGAACCAAATCAGAGCTTTAGGTGGAATGATTGATGGTCATAAAAGTGCTGCTGGTGGAACAGTTCCTTTCCTTAAAATCACAAATGATATTGCGATTGCAGTTGACCAGTTAGGTACTAGAAAAGGTGCAATTGCTGTATATGTTGAGCCTTGGCATATGGATATTTCTGACTTCATTGACCTTAAGAAAAATTCAGGTGAAGAAAGAAGAAGAGCGCACGATTTATTCCCTTCTTTATGGATTACAGATTTATTTATGGAAAGAATCTTAGCTGATGCTCATTGGACTTTATTTGACCCACATGAAGTAAAAGATTTATCTGAACTACATGGAGATGCTTTCAAAAAAAGATATGAAGAGTATGAAAATGATGATTCTATTACTAAAGAGAAAATCAAAGCAAAAGATTTATGGAAAAAAATCTTAACTTCATATTTTGAATCAGGAAGTCCATTCCTTTGTTTTAAAGATAATGCAAATAGAGCAAATCCAAATGGTCACGTAGGTCATATTAGGTCTTCAAACCTTTGTACAGAGATTTTCCAAAATACAAACCCTAATCACTACAAGATTAAATTAGAGTTTGAAGATGGAACAATTGAAACATACGAAGAAGAAGATATTGTTTTAGTAGATGGTGGACAAGAAAAAAGAGCAAATAAAGTAACTGCACTTGACTCTATCAATGGTAAAAAAGTATTTATAGTTGAAAAAGAGAAGATTGATGGAGATACAGCTGTATGTAACTTAGCTTCTGTAAACTTATCTAGAATCTTTACAAAAGAGGATATTGAAAGAGTTGTTCCTATTGCAATTAGAATGCTTGATAATGTAATTGACCTTAACTTCTATCCATTAAGAAAAGTAAAAGCAACAAACCTAAAATCAAGATCTATTGGTCTTGGAGTTATGGGTGAGTCTCAAATGCTTGCAGAAAATAAAGTTATGTGGGGAAGTACAGAGCACTTTAAAAAGATTGATTTAATTATGGAAGCAATCTCTTATAATGCTATTAAAGCTTCATCTGAACTTGCAGTAGAAAAAGGTATTTATCCTACATTTGAGGGTTCTAACTGGTCAAAAGGAATTATGCCTCATGACCATGCACCTCAAGCTGTAAATGCACTTGTAGATAAAGATTTATTTGATACTTCTTATGATTGGGATGCTCTAAGAGAGCAAGTAAAAGCAAATGGTATGAGAAATGGTTACTTAATGGCTATTGCTCCTACTTCATCTATTTCAATTCTTGTGGGAACAACACAAGCTATTGAACCAGTATATAAAAGAAAATGGTTTGAAGAGAACTTATCAGGACTTATTCCTGTTGTTGTACCAAATCTTAGCCCTGAAACTTGGGTTTATTATAAACCAGCATATGAAGTAGATCAAATTGATATTATTAAAGCTGCTGCTGTTAGACAAAAATGGATAGACCAAGGGCAAAGTACAAATATCTTTATGAGTTTAGAAAAAGCAAGTGGTAGATATTTACATGAAATTTATACTACTGCTTGGAAGCTAGGACTTAAATCAACTTATTATTTAAGATCTCAATCTCCTGAAGCTTCAAATGATGTTGAGGACAGAAGTATGGAGTGTGCAGGTTGTCAATAAGATAACCTTACACTTTTTGTATACAAAAGTCTAAGATTAAAATATAAAATGTTAAAAACATAGAGGAAAGATAAAAGTGGGAAGAAAAACGATATATAATCCAGATTCTAAAGAAACACTTAACGAAAGAAGAATTTTTGGTGGAAATCCTGATGGGATGATTAACTTCACTAAGATGAAGTATCAATGGGCTTTAAACCTTTGGGATACAATGGAAGCAAATACTTGGTTCCCTAAAGAAGTACAAATGACTGGTGATGCTAAGGATTATAAATACCTAAGCCCAGCAGAAAAAAGAATGTATGATTTAGTATTATCTCAATTAATTTTTATGGATTCATTACAGACAAACAACTTAATGGATAATATTAACCCATATATTACTGTTCCTGAGATTAATGCTTGTTTATCAAGACAATCTTATGAAGAGGCAAACCACTCAAAATCATATGCAGTTATGGTTGAGTCTATCTCTGATAATACAGATGAGATTTATGATAAGTGGAAAACTGATGAAAAATTAAGAGAAAAAAACAATTATATTGCAGATGTATATCATAATTTAGCAGGTGATATTACTGATGAGAAGATTGTTTTAGCAATGTTTGCTAACCAAATCTTAGAAGGTCTATATTTCTATGCAGGATTTGCTGCAATGTATGCTCTTGGAAAATCAGGAAAAATGCTTGGTTCTTCTCAAATGATTAGATTTATTCAAAGAGATGAAGTAACTCACTTACTTCTTTTCCAAAACATGATTAATTCTACAAGAAAAGAGAGACCTGACCTTTTTACCCCTGAATTAGAAAAGACTGTAAGAGCAATGTTTAGAAAGGCTGTAGATCTTGAAGCATCTTGGGGTGGATATATTACTCAAGGACAAATTCTAGGGTTTACAGATGCAATTATTACGCAATATATTCAATATCTTGCAGATAGAAGACTTGAAGCAGTTGGATATGCTCCTGAGTATAATGTGAAGCATCCTATTCCTTGGGTTGATGGATATGCAAGTTTTAATGACCAGAGAACTAACTTCTTTGAGGGTAACGTAGTAAACTACTCAAAAGGTTCGATAGACTTCGACGACTTCTAGAATTTTCTCTTTTACATAAATTCTGCGTTTTTGCAAAAATTATGACAGTCATTTACTTCGAGTAAACTCCTGCCATAATTTTTACTGCAGGCCTTGAATTGAAAGTAAAATAGTAAATTCTTGACAGTAAAGTCATAAAAATCAGTAAATAAATAAAAAGGGAGTTGAATGATTATTTTAGTAAATAATAAGAAGTAAATACACATTTAAATATTTTGAAAACTTTAAATGTGTACTCTATTTTTTTAGCACAAGAATACTAACACAAACTGCTTTCAAATTTTATTAAATGTAATACTTTCTCAATTTTTTCAAGAATAGGTAATAAAAGTTTAAATTAAAATAATTAATTTAGCTTTTTACAACACTAAATCCAAATATTAGGAGAACTAAGTATGGATAGATTAATTTCAAAAGAAATTAGAAATGATGAAACAGATGTATTAAAACTATTAACAATATATGCAAAGAATCAAGGGAGTAAAAGTCCTGAGAAATTATATATGGTTTATACAAAATTGGTTTATAAAACATTAGATATTGAAAGTGGGCTAAGAGGACACTTTACTTCTTCTCAGTTGTCAATAATAGCTACATTAGAAATAATGATTGCTCAAACAGTAATTGAATTAATGAAAGAAAATATTCATTATAAAATCATTTATCAGTTAGTAAAAAAGAAATTACAACAGTTTGTTGGTTTAATTACAGTTAAGGAAATTTATTCAACAAATAAAAAGCTTTATAGTTTTAATTTGGCTTCATAGAAATCCCAGCCTTTGTTAAAGCCGAGTGTTTTAGAATAATTTTTGGTAAAGAACGAGTATGTCTGAATAAAAAGAGTGATAAACTCACTCTTTTTATGAGTTACGCAGTTCAAAAAATCATGATAAAACAAGAGGGTAGTCGTTAGACCTTTGACAACTTGGCTGGTTGCTTTTGGCGATACCTTTTTCAATAAAAAGGTATCATACTTTTTCTTCTTTTTTCAACAAAAAAGTATCATCTTCTTGTAATCTAAATGAAACCAATCCCCAATAAAATTATTCATATAAAGACAAAAAGGGGAAGTCATGGCATTAAAATATGAAAGCTCAATTCTATTTTTTGGTTTATCAACAGCATACTACACATCAGCAGTATTAACATATTTTTTAATTTATTAAAGCATCAATATCTTCAATCTTTGAAGGTTTAGCAAGGTAAAAACCTTGAAAAAGCTTACACCCAAGTTCTATTAAGAATTTGTAATGCTCTTTTGTTTCAACACCTTCTGCAACAACTTCAAGATTAAGTGATTCAGCAAGTAATAAAATACTTTTTACAATAGCTACGTCATTTTTATTGTTTAAAATATTGTTTACAAATACTCTATCTATCTTCACTTGATTTAAAGGTAGATTTCTTAGGTATTGTAAAGAAGAGTAACCAGTACCAAAATCATCTAAAGAGATTTGAACCCCTATCTCTCTAAGTTTTGTCATTTTACTAATCACTAAATCTATATCTTTTACTAAAATAGATTCTGTGAGTTCTAGTTTTAATCTATTTGCTTTTATCTCATACATATGAATATATTTTTTAACTATATCTACAAAATCATCTTGAGAAAACTCTTTTGCACTAATATTAATAGCAATTATCCAACTTGAACTTTTTGGCTCTTTTTGCCAGATATTTAGTTGCATACAGGCATTTTTTATAACCCAAGTAGTAATAGGTATTATTAAGCCTGTTTTTTCTGCAATTGAAATAAATTTATCAGGAGATAAAATGCCTTGAGTAGGGTGAATCCATCTAATCAATGCTTCTGCACCAAATATCTCATTTTTATGATTATACTGTAGTTGATAATAAAGCTCAAACTGATTGCGTTTTATTGCTTTTGAAAGTTGTGAATAAGTATCTAAATGTGTTTGTGCAAGATTTTTAGCTTGTTCATCAAAGAATGAAAAATGTTGTTCATTTTTTTTAGCTAAATGAAGAGCTGTATCTGCTTCTTTAAATAATTCATTTGCATCTAAGGCTTTGTTATTATATAAAGCAATTCCAATAAAAGGTAGAGGATTAATAGCTTTATTTTCATAATAGATAGGTTCTGAGATTTTAGTTATAAGAAACTCTGCTAAAGATTTTGCTTCAATAGAGGCTTTATCTTTTGTTTGTGCAATATTTGAAAACCAAATGATAAATTCATCAGCTCCAATTCTTGCAATTAAATTTGCTTCAGTAAAACTCTCTTTTAACTTTTTTGTAATAGTTTGAAGAATAGAGTCTCCTGCACTATGTCCATAAGCTTCATTTATAAGTTTGAAATCTTTTAAATCTAAGCATAAAATAGTACCCCAGTTTTTTTGTTTTTCTTCATCTAAATATTTTTGAATATTGTTTATTAATAATTTTTTATTTGCAAGTCCAGTCAAGGAATCATATTGTTCTAAATATTCAACTTTTGCTTCAGTCTCTTTTTGAAGTGTTAAGTCAATAAATGAGCCTACATAATAAATTACTTTTCCATTATCATCTAGTACAGTTTGAATTGTCAGATATTCTGGATATATAGTTCCATCTTTATGCTTGTTATAAAGCTCTCCTGACCAATATTTATATTTTTCAAGGGTTTTCCTCATCTTTTTATAAAAGCTCTTATTTTGTACATTAGATTTAAGTATAGAGGGTGTTTTTCCTATAACTTCTTCTTTTGCATATCCTGTTATTTTACAGAAGGCTCTATTAACTTGTAAAATTATTCTATCTTTGTTTGTGATTACCATTCCACTTTTTGTTTCAAATGCAGCAGCTGCGATTTTTTCTGCTTCTTGAGAATTTTCTATTCTTTTGAGCATATAGTTTACTTCATCATAAAGTTTTCCGAACTCATTATCTTCTCTTGTAGTAATTTTATGTTTTAATGAGTCTATATAATCAATCTTATTTAAAAAGTTTACAAGCTTTAAAATAGGTTGAGTAAATTTTTTTGCAAAAAAGTTGGCTAGTAAAAAAGAGAATACTAAAAGAGCAATAGAAAAAACAAAAAGAATAAAAATATCTCTTTTTATCATATCCCAGATAGTATCAACTTTAAAATTTAATTCAATATAACCTAAATGTGTATCTTGATAATCTGCATGAATAAAGAGTTTAAAAATACTTTTATTAAAGTTATTTTCATTTTTAAAATCAGTTTGAAGTTCTTTTACTTCAAAGCTTTTATCATCTTTACTATATTGAAAAATAGGTTCTCCATCTAGCTTATAAAGAACCATAGAGTTCAGATTGTCAAAGGATTTTAATCCACTTGTTATATCTGCGGCAATAGCAATATCTTTTAATAAGATTAGTTTTGCAATATCTTGGCTTAAGACATCTCCCACTGTTTTAGATAGATTTATTGCTCTTTCATGTTGAGAACTTAAATTCCAATAGATAAAAGAAGAATAACCAATAATAACAGTTACAGAAGTTACAAATAAAATAATAAATGTCAATCGAGTCTTTATAGACCCTCTATAATGCCTTCTTGTCATATTATTTTATTTTGAAGGGTTATCTATTGGAAGAATATCATCATTTCCCCACTCAATCCATGAGCCATCATAAACTGATACTTGATAACCTAATTCTTGTAATACTATATAATTCAATGCAGCTTCTGCTCCACCATCACAATATAAAATTATCTCTTTGTTAAGAGGGATATCTTTATAAATAGTTTTTAATTCATTTAAATCTTTGATTTTATTTCCATTACTTGTTACTTGATAATTTTGAGTACAAGCATAATTTTGTGCTGTTGGAATATGTCCAAATCTTTTTGCAATAGACTCTTTCCCTAAATAATGAGACTCTTTTCTTCCATCAATAATTGTTTTTTTGCCAATTGAAAGTAGGGTACTTAATTTTGTTTGAATTTTTGAATTATCTACTCTTGGTATAAAATTACTTTTTTGAGGAGTGAAAACTTCATTTGATAGTGGAATTTTATTTTCATCCCAATTTTTATAACCAACATTTAAAATACCAATATTCGTATGTCCTAAAATTTCAAGTATCCAGTATAATCTTGCTGACCAAATAAAACTACCATCATCATAAGCAAGAACAAGTGAATCTTTTGAAACACCAGCTTCACTAAATAGTTTTTTCAAGGTTTCAATATTTGGCATAAAATAGTTTTTTGCAAATAA
This sequence is a window from Halarcobacter bivalviorum. Protein-coding genes within it:
- a CDS encoding ribonucleotide-diphosphate reductase subunit beta, which produces MGRKTIYNPDSKETLNERRIFGGNPDGMINFTKMKYQWALNLWDTMEANTWFPKEVQMTGDAKDYKYLSPAEKRMYDLVLSQLIFMDSLQTNNLMDNINPYITVPEINACLSRQSYEEANHSKSYAVMVESISDNTDEIYDKWKTDEKLREKNNYIADVYHNLAGDITDEKIVLAMFANQILEGLYFYAGFAAMYALGKSGKMLGSSQMIRFIQRDEVTHLLLFQNMINSTRKERPDLFTPELEKTVRAMFRKAVDLEASWGGYITQGQILGFTDAIITQYIQYLADRRLEAVGYAPEYNVKHPIPWVDGYASFNDQRTNFFEGNVVNYSKGSIDFDDF
- the purB gene encoding adenylosuccinate lyase; protein product: MVERYAREEMSKHWTQHARYAAWLEVEKAAVKAWNKLGLIPDEDCKKIVNNATFSVERIEEIEAVTKHDLIAFNTSVAESLGKESRWFHYGMTSSDAVDTGVALQMRDSLKIIIDDVKMLMESIEKRAQEHKFTLMVGRSHGIHGEPITFGLTLAVWYDEVARHLKNLEETMEVISVGQISGAMGNFAHAPLELEELAMAELGLKPEPCSNQVVHRDRYARLATALALLASSVEKFAVQVRHLQRTEVYEAEEYFAKGQKGSSAMPHKRNPILTENITGLARTIRAYAAPAMENVALWHERDISHSSNERFWLPDAFITTDFMLHRMNNVIANLTVMPENMMKNLNLTGGLVFSQRVLLELPKAGVSREDAYRIVQRNAMKVWEEIQQGKPTVNENGESLYLGHLLADDELRAKLSEEQIRECFNYEYYTKNVDAIFNRVFLKESAK
- a CDS encoding EAL domain-containing protein is translated as MTFIILFVTSVTVIIGYSSFIYWNLSSQHERAINLSKTVGDVLSQDIAKLILLKDIAIAADITSGLKSFDNLNSMVLYKLDGEPIFQYSKDDKSFEVKELQTDFKNENNFNKSIFKLFIHADYQDTHLGYIELNFKVDTIWDMIKRDIFILFVFSIALLVFSFLLANFFAKKFTQPILKLVNFLNKIDYIDSLKHKITTREDNEFGKLYDEVNYMLKRIENSQEAEKIAAAAFETKSGMVITNKDRIILQVNRAFCKITGYAKEEVIGKTPSILKSNVQNKSFYKKMRKTLEKYKYWSGELYNKHKDGTIYPEYLTIQTVLDDNGKVIYYVGSFIDLTLQKETEAKVEYLEQYDSLTGLANKKLLINNIQKYLDEEKQKNWGTILCLDLKDFKLINEAYGHSAGDSILQTITKKLKESFTEANLIARIGADEFIIWFSNIAQTKDKASIEAKSLAEFLITKISEPIYYENKAINPLPFIGIALYNNKALDANELFKEADTALHLAKKNEQHFSFFDEQAKNLAQTHLDTYSQLSKAIKRNQFELYYQLQYNHKNEIFGAEALIRWIHPTQGILSPDKFISIAEKTGLIIPITTWVIKNACMQLNIWQKEPKSSSWIIAINISAKEFSQDDFVDIVKKYIHMYEIKANRLKLELTESILVKDIDLVISKMTKLREIGVQISLDDFGTGYSSLQYLRNLPLNQVKIDRVFVNNILNNKNDVAIVKSILLLAESLNLEVVAEGVETKEHYKFLIELGCKLFQGFYLAKPSKIEDIDALIN
- a CDS encoding ribonucleoside-diphosphate reductase subunit alpha, whose product is MMIEKRNGRKEVLDITKIQKMTIDATKDLDGVSQSELELDAQIKFVDGMSSADIQDALIKTAVEKIDIDVPHWTFVAARLFLFDLYHRVGKVTHGIKGEPYCHLRDYLRYGKEAGRLIPSLGEGFDLDELNDYIDPDRDYLFNYLGIKTLYDRYLIKNRNGDPIELPQQMFMAIAMFLAQNEENKQEKAKEFYDVVSKFEVMLATPTLSNARTNRHQLSSCYIGSSPDNIEGIFDGYKEMALLSKYGGGIGWDWNQIRALGGMIDGHKSAAGGTVPFLKITNDIAIAVDQLGTRKGAIAVYVEPWHMDISDFIDLKKNSGEERRRAHDLFPSLWITDLFMERILADAHWTLFDPHEVKDLSELHGDAFKKRYEEYENDDSITKEKIKAKDLWKKILTSYFESGSPFLCFKDNANRANPNGHVGHIRSSNLCTEIFQNTNPNHYKIKLEFEDGTIETYEEEDIVLVDGGQEKRANKVTALDSINGKKVFIVEKEKIDGDTAVCNLASVNLSRIFTKEDIERVVPIAIRMLDNVIDLNFYPLRKVKATNLKSRSIGLGVMGESQMLAENKVMWGSTEHFKKIDLIMEAISYNAIKASSELAVEKGIYPTFEGSNWSKGIMPHDHAPQAVNALVDKDLFDTSYDWDALREQVKANGMRNGYLMAIAPTSSISILVGTTQAIEPVYKRKWFEENLSGLIPVVVPNLSPETWVYYKPAYEVDQIDIIKAAAVRQKWIDQGQSTNIFMSLEKASGRYLHEIYTTAWKLGLKSTYYLRSQSPEASNDVEDRSMECAGCQ
- a CDS encoding sulfurtransferase, producing the protein MIKKLLILPLIFINLIFASTTETLEKEIPSIVNVKWLQDNIKNPNLVIIDLRDEKSYKIDHIKNAVNIPALENLFAKNYFMPNIETLKKLFSEAGVSKDSLVLAYDDGSFIWSARLYWILEILGHTNIGILNVGYKNWDENKIPLSNEVFTPQKSNFIPRVDNSKIQTKLSTLLSIGKKTIIDGRKESHYLGKESIAKRFGHIPTAQNYACTQNYQVTSNGNKIKDLNELKTIYKDIPLNKEIILYCDGGAEAALNYIVLQELGYQVSVYDGSWIEWGNDDILPIDNPSK